In Streptomyces sp. RFCAC02, the following proteins share a genomic window:
- a CDS encoding C40 family peptidase, which yields MGSHRKPRTGILESPAARRGAVGVGAAALASATLLGQTASADDADPPSVGEQRERAEGARQRAAEVQEQVDALYREAGTATQRFNEAQEEVDEQQASVNQLLDEAADAAERVNDARARLGSLAAAQYRQGSGLSQTATLLLSEDPKDFFDSRHTLDRLGDVEREALADFESGQAAAESRRAEASEALGELEASEADLEAQKADVQERLAAARTLLDELSAEEEAELAELERLEREEAERQAREAAEQRAAEEAAAAEAAEQAEAEEETGTTTDGGTGTADDGTYASLAAQAIAFAEAQLGKPYVWGATGPNSYDCSGLTQAAWLAAGVELPRVTWDQVNAGTRVSYDELQPGDLVFFYDDISHVGLYTGDGMMIHAPKPGANVRYESIDYMPFYGAVRPA from the coding sequence GTGGGTTCCCATCGCAAGCCGCGCACCGGGATTCTGGAGTCCCCCGCAGCGCGCCGCGGCGCGGTCGGCGTCGGCGCCGCCGCGCTCGCTTCCGCCACCCTCCTCGGCCAGACGGCGTCCGCCGACGACGCGGACCCGCCGTCCGTCGGCGAGCAGCGCGAGCGCGCCGAGGGCGCGCGGCAGCGGGCCGCGGAGGTCCAGGAGCAGGTCGACGCCCTCTACCGCGAGGCGGGGACCGCCACCCAGCGCTTCAACGAGGCGCAGGAGGAGGTGGACGAGCAGCAGGCGTCCGTGAACCAGCTCCTCGACGAGGCCGCCGACGCGGCGGAGCGCGTGAACGACGCGCGCGCCCGGCTCGGGTCGCTCGCCGCCGCGCAGTACCGGCAGGGCAGCGGCCTGTCGCAGACGGCGACGCTGCTGCTGTCCGAGGACCCCAAGGACTTCTTCGACAGCCGGCACACCCTCGACCGGCTCGGGGACGTGGAGCGCGAGGCGCTCGCCGACTTCGAGTCCGGGCAGGCCGCGGCGGAGAGCCGGCGCGCCGAGGCGTCCGAGGCGCTGGGCGAGCTCGAGGCCAGCGAGGCCGACCTGGAGGCGCAGAAGGCGGACGTGCAGGAGCGCCTCGCGGCGGCCCGCACCCTGCTGGACGAGCTGTCCGCCGAGGAGGAGGCCGAGCTGGCGGAGCTGGAGCGCCTGGAACGCGAGGAGGCGGAGCGTCAGGCGCGGGAGGCCGCCGAGCAGCGGGCCGCGGAGGAGGCCGCGGCAGCCGAGGCCGCCGAGCAGGCCGAGGCCGAGGAGGAGACCGGCACCACCACCGACGGCGGCACCGGCACCGCCGACGACGGCACGTACGCGTCGCTCGCGGCGCAGGCCATCGCGTTCGCGGAGGCCCAGCTCGGCAAGCCGTACGTGTGGGGCGCGACCGGACCGAACAGCTACGACTGCTCCGGCCTCACGCAGGCGGCGTGGCTGGCGGCCGGCGTCGAGCTGCCCCGCGTCACCTGGGACCAGGTCAACGCCGGCACCCGCGTCTCGTACGACGAGCTGCAGCCCGGTGACCTCGTCTTCTTCTACGACGACATCAGCCACGTCGGCCTGTACACGGGCGACGGGATGATGATCCACGCGCCCAAGCCCGGCGCGAACGTGCGCTACGAGTCGATCGACTACATGCCGTTCTACGGCGCCGTCCGCCCCGCCTGA
- a CDS encoding GyrI-like domain-containing protein, giving the protein MNDDRTAWYDAPDEPGLATFGSVHGLGVTGRGEPGGAEYAVCARALYAVAGTLPGIPAVPLEGRWWVEDPRPPLEVPRTEWRWHLFLRLPDGLDPGAADTAREDARPSGHAVDRVQSVTFTEGLCVQMTHHGHYAEEARSLALMDAYAARHGLRTAGLHHEIYLSDVRETDPAGMRTVLRQPVRPAAASQAGRTAP; this is encoded by the coding sequence GTGAACGACGACAGGACAGCCTGGTACGACGCCCCCGACGAGCCGGGGCTCGCGACCTTCGGGTCCGTGCACGGCCTCGGTGTCACGGGACGGGGCGAACCCGGCGGCGCGGAGTACGCCGTCTGCGCGCGGGCGCTGTACGCCGTCGCCGGAACGCTGCCCGGAATCCCGGCGGTACCGCTCGAAGGCCGCTGGTGGGTGGAGGACCCACGGCCGCCGCTGGAGGTGCCGCGGACCGAGTGGCGCTGGCACCTTTTCCTGCGCCTGCCCGACGGCCTCGACCCGGGCGCGGCCGACACCGCGCGCGAGGACGCCCGGCCGTCGGGACACGCGGTGGACCGGGTGCAGTCGGTCACCTTCACCGAGGGTCTGTGCGTCCAGATGACGCACCACGGTCACTACGCCGAGGAGGCGAGGTCCCTCGCGCTGATGGACGCGTACGCGGCCCGGCACGGCCTCCGTACGGCCGGCCTGCACCACGAGATCTACCTCTCCGACGTCCGCGAGACGGACCCCGCCGGGATGCGCACGGTCCTGCGCCAGCCCGTCCGCCCGGCGGCGGCGTCTCAGGCGGGGCGGACGGCGCCGTAG